From a single Sphaeramia orbicularis chromosome 4, fSphaOr1.1, whole genome shotgun sequence genomic region:
- the LOC115418274 gene encoding LOW QUALITY PROTEIN: N-acetyllactosaminide beta-1,3-N-acetylglucosaminyltransferase 3-like (The sequence of the model RefSeq protein was modified relative to this genomic sequence to represent the inferred CDS: substituted 1 base at 1 genomic stop codon), which yields MYLVDHKSIYFQDNVEEDNPTKEVIRRIPDTFTWSTCQRNISAANVTGFSSLPDHIQDFLYYRHCRHFPLLLDVPDKCGGADKSAEVFLLLVIKSSPGNYDRREVLRRTWAKERXHNGVWIRRVFITGTTATGVEKERLNHLLMSENWEYKDILQWDFNDSFFNLTLKQILFLEWMETNCPRPRFLLNGDDDVFANTDNMVMYLQSLTDNDGSKHLLTGYLFKSTVPVRYLPSKYYIPVQVYESDEYPPYCGGGGFLLSGHTAMVIYNMSKSITIVPIDDAYTGMCLAKAGLAPVHHMGVKTLGFNIPSKETDSDNPCYYREVLLVHRFDTAHIFLMWDKIHDPKLKCGVV from the coding sequence ATGTACTTGGTTGACCACAAAAGCATCTATTTCCAAGACAATGTAGAAGAAGATAACCCAACAAAGGAAGTCATAAGACGCATACCCGACACGTTCACCTGGTCAACATGTCAACGAAACATATCTGCTGCCAACGTCACAGGCTTCAGCTCTCTTCCCGATCACATTCAAGACTTTCTCTACTATCGTCACTGTCGTCATTTCCCTTTGCTCCTGGACGTCCCGGACAAATGTGGAGGAGCTGATAAATCTGCAGAGGTCTTCCTTCTGTTGGTCATCAAAAGCTCCCCTGGGAACTACGACCGCCGAGAGGTGCTGCGCAGAACCTGGGCTAAAGAGAGGTGACACAACGGCGTGTGGATTCGGAGGGTTTTTATCACGGGGACGACGGCGACCGGTGTTGAGAAAGAGCGCCTGAACCATCTTCTCATGTCGGAGAACTGGGAGTACAAGGACATCCTCCAGTGGGACTTCAATGACTCGTTCTTCAACCTCACCCTGAAGCAGATACTGTTCTTAGAATGGATGGAAACAAACTGTCCGCGTCCTCGCTTCCTGTTAAATGGTGACGATGACGTCTTCGCCAACACAGACAACATGGTCATGTATCTCCAGAGTCTGACGGACAATGATGGAAGCAAGCACCTGTTGACCGGATATCTGTTCAAGTCCACTGTGCCCGTCAGGTACCTGCCGAGCAAATACTACATCCCTGTTCAGGTGTACGAATCAGACGAGTATCCTCCGTACTGTGGCGGTGGAGGGTTCCTCCTGTCAGGTCATACAGCCATGGTCATATACAACATGTCCAAGTCCATCACCATTGTTCCCATTGATGACGCCTACACGGGGATGTGTTTGGCCAAAGCGGGACTTGCACCTGTACATCATATGGGTGTGAAGACACTAGGGTTTAACATTCCTTCAAAGGAAACAGACAGTGATAACCCATGCTACTATAGAGAGGTTCTGTTGGTCCACAGATTCGACACAGCTCACATTTTCCTGATGTGGGACAAAATCCACGACCCCAAACTGAAATGTGGTGTTGTATAA